In one window of Electrophorus electricus isolate fEleEle1 chromosome 15, fEleEle1.pri, whole genome shotgun sequence DNA:
- the fxyd6 gene encoding FXYD domain-containing ion transport regulator 6, whose product METVLFFCSLLVYVAAVSEADAQDGKEKKLDPFEYDYESLRIGGLAFAVVLFALGVLLILSRRCRCHFNQKPRAPGDEEAQAENLMVSKAKETPKEEN is encoded by the exons atggaaactgttctctttttctgttcGCTCCTAGTCTATGTGGCTG CTGTATCTGAAGCCGATGCACAAG atggaaaggaaaagaaattggATCCATTTGAATATG ACTATGAAAGTTTGAGGATTGGAGGTTTGGCGTTCGCCGTAGTGCTCTTCGCTCTGGgtgtcctcctcatcctca GCCGCAGATGCCGCTGCCATTTTAACCAGAAGCCCAG GGCTCCAGGTGATGAAGAAGCACAAGCAGAAAACCTGATGGTGTCCAAGG